The following proteins are co-located in the Massilia litorea genome:
- the murI gene encoding glutamate racemase: protein MPSPLPDAPIGIFDSGVGGLSVLRHIRAQLPHEHLIYFADSGFAPYGDKPEHVLIERVLAIGAFLVEQGAKAIVVACNTATVAAIAALRERYPGMPIVGVEPGLKPAAAASRNGLVGVLATERTLAGTKFLLLRDQIAQSTGARFLLQPCIGLADQIEFGTLESAETDALLRRFILPLLEEGADTLVLGCTHYPLVQASIERVIAGSTDRPVTLIDTGEAVARQLARLLAAGGISRAATDAPARLDGYTSASSTALASAFSGLLGLDPPTHEVVADSAGGMLIGQNN, encoded by the coding sequence ATGCCATCTCCCCTCCCCGACGCCCCCATCGGCATCTTCGATTCCGGCGTCGGCGGCTTGTCCGTCCTGCGCCACATCCGCGCGCAGCTCCCGCACGAACACCTGATTTATTTCGCCGACTCCGGCTTCGCCCCCTACGGCGACAAGCCCGAACACGTCCTCATCGAACGCGTGCTGGCCATCGGCGCCTTCCTGGTCGAACAGGGCGCGAAAGCCATCGTCGTCGCCTGCAACACGGCCACGGTCGCCGCGATTGCCGCCCTGCGCGAACGCTATCCCGGCATGCCGATCGTCGGCGTCGAACCGGGCCTGAAACCGGCCGCCGCCGCCAGCCGCAACGGCCTGGTTGGCGTGCTCGCCACCGAACGCACGCTGGCCGGCACCAAGTTCCTGCTGCTGCGCGACCAGATCGCGCAAAGCACCGGCGCCCGCTTCCTGCTGCAGCCCTGCATTGGGCTGGCCGACCAGATCGAGTTCGGCACCCTCGAGTCGGCAGAGACTGACGCCCTGCTGCGCCGCTTCATCCTGCCGCTGCTGGAAGAAGGCGCCGACACGCTGGTGCTCGGCTGCACCCATTACCCGCTGGTGCAGGCATCGATCGAGCGCGTGATCGCAGGCAGCACGGATCGTCCGGTCACGCTGATCGACACCGGCGAAGCCGTGGCGCGCCAGCTGGCGCGGCTGCTGGCGGCCGGCGGCATTTCGCGCGCGGCGACGGATGCGCCTGCCCGCCTCGATGGCTACACGAGCGCCAGCAGCACCGCGCTCGCGAGCGCCTTTTCCGGCCTGCTGGGCCTCGACCCGCCGACCCATGAGGTCGTCGCGGACAGCGCGGGCGGCATGTTGATCGGGCAGAACAATTAG